In Daucus carota subsp. sativus chromosome 4, DH1 v3.0, whole genome shotgun sequence, one DNA window encodes the following:
- the LOC108192312 gene encoding uncharacterized protein LOC108192312 isoform X2 — MLASRGSLFSLSYSNSLGSFIKHFQTSKLTPFKLKTFYRRHTTTSALLKTSHFETLSPRQKEQIHVYVDALLLWNQKMNLTAVREESEVMERHIEDSLAMIPPIRSSYLLKCGASCEEISLVDVGSGAGLPGLVLAIACPGWNVKLLESMNKRCNFLEHAIELTGLSNVQVVRGRAEDLGQNPDFREAFDVAVARAVAEMRVLAEYCLPLVRVGGLFVAAKGHDPQDEVQRAHRAIYLMGASLLQTLSVFIWRSVLNIILEWNIMTYERVRN, encoded by the exons ATGCTCGCAAGCCGGGGAAGTCTGTTTTCCCTCTCTTATTCAAACTCTCTGGGGTCTTTTATCAAACACTTTCAGACATCAAAACTAACACCTTTCAAACTCAAAACATTTTACAGAAGACATACAACAACCTCTGCACTTCTTAAGACATCACATTTTGAAACCCTGTCTCCACGTCAGAAAGAACAGATTCATGTCTACGTGGATGCTCTTCTTCTTTGGAACCAG aAGATGAATCTTACTGCGGTAAGGGAGGAAAGTGAGGTTATGGAAAGGCACATTGAGGATTCACTTGCGATGATTCCTCCAATTCGAAGTTCGTATCTATTGAAATGTGGAGCTTCTTGTGAAGAAATTAGTCTTGTTGATGTAGGTAGTGGTGCTGGGCTTCCTGGTTTGGTTCTCGCCATTGCGTGCCCAG GCTGGAATGTGAAGCTTCTGGAGTCTATGAACAAGCGGTGTAACTTCTTGGAGCATGCAATTGAGCTGACTGGTTTGTCAAATGTGCAAGTTGTGCGAGGAAGGGCTGAG GATTTAGGTCAAAATCCTGATTTCAGAGAGGCATTTGATGTGGCAGTGGCAAGAGCTGTTGCAGAAATGAGAGTGTTAG CTGAATACTGTCTTCCTCTGGTTCGTGTGGGTGGTTTGTTTGTTGCTGCAAAAGGTCATGATCCTCAG GATGAGGTTCAGAGAGCTCACAGAGCAATCTATCTTATGGGTGCTTCTTTGCTCCAGACGTTATCTG TGTTCATCTGGAGGTCAGTTTTGAACATTATACTGGAATGGAATATAATGACTTATGAGCGGGTACGAAATTGA
- the LOC108192747 gene encoding protein JINGUBANG yields the protein MSNMSIYTSPYPLLFIYIEISNHWVLIFPNYPFLNIRKMSYHQNYCSEYESQYYEPFTQQGSTSMHSQPSLRSIPSLTTQTDQQENRVHPIQHHCITTLKFHNSYISSLALCGKFLYTGFSDREIRVWQRDILTSEQSQLDPENIADTAVIAGEGAVKSLVVLADKIFSAHQDHKIRVWQIDNHETNYQKLLQLATLPTLADRATKLLLPKNHIQIRRHKKCTWVHHVDTVSSLALSSDNSLIYSVSWDRTLKIWRASDFKCLESVRDAHDDAINAVALSDDGHVYTGSADKKIKVWKKQHGEKKHFLVATLEKHKSGVNTLALSSDGSVLYSGASDRSIVVWEKDEYGNMEVAGVLKGHTKSVLCLGVTNDILCSGSADATVRVWKDVDRIYSCLAVLEGHGSPVKCLTLASDHSSNHSGNTSSYHLYSCSLDCDIKVWQFFEPNL from the coding sequence ATGTCCAATATGTCAATATACACCAGCCCATATCCCcttctctttatatatatagagatatcaAATCACTGGGTGCTTATATTTCCAAACTATCCCTTCTTAAACATAAGAAAGATGTCATATCACCAAAACTATTGCTCAGAATACGAGTCTCAATATTATGAACCCTTCACACAACAAGGATCAACCTCTATGCATTCTCAACCAAGCCTCCGCTCAATTCCTTCCCTCACAACACAAACAGATCAGCAAGAAAACCGTGTTCACCCTATCCAACACCATTGCATCACCACACTCAAGTTCCACAACTCTTACATATCCTCGCTTGCCCTTTGCGGAAAATTCCTCTACACTGGCTTTTCAGACAGAGAAATTCGGGTGTGGCAACGTGACATTCTAACCTCGGAACAATCTCAACTTGATCCTGAAAATATAGCCGATACTGCAGTAATAGCAGGAGAGGGAGCAGTGAAGTCTCTGGTCGTTTTAGCAGACAAAATATTTAGTGCTCATCAGGATCACAAAATCAGAGTATGGCAAATTgataatcatgaaacaaattacCAGAAGCTTCTGCAGTTAGCGACACTCCCAACACTCGCTGACCGTGCCACGAAATTACTGCTACCCAAAAACCATATACAAATAAGGCGTCACAAGAAGTGCACATGGGTTCATCATGTTGACACCGTATCCTCACTAGCCTTGTCATCGGATAATTCACTCATCTACTCTGTTTCGTGGGATAGGACACTCAAAATTTGGCGAGCAAGTGACTTCAAATGCTTGGAGTCAGTACGCGATGCACATGATGATGCAATAAACGCGGTGGCATTATCTGATGATGGACATGTTTATACAGGATCAGCAGACAAAAAAATCAAAGTATGGAAGAAACAACACGGGGAAAAGAAGCACTTCCTAGTTGCTACACTAGAAAAACACAAATCAGGCGTCAACACATTGGCCTTGAGCAGTGACGGATCCGTGTTATACTCTGGTGCCAGTGACAGATCAATAGTCGTGTGGGAAAAGGATGAATACGGCAACATGGAGGTTGCTGGTGTGCTTAAGGGGCACACCAAGTCCGTATTGTGCTTAGGGGTGACAAACGACATACTGTGCAGTGGTTCAGCCGATGCAACAGTAAGAGTCTGGAAAGACGTCGACAGGATCTACTCTTGCTTGGCTGTGTTAGAAGGGCATGGCAGCCCTGTCAAGTGTTTGACACTAGCAAGTGATCATTCTTCTAACCACTCCGGTAACACATCTTCCTATCACCTCTACAGTTGCAGTTTGGATTGTGACATCAAGGTCTGGCAGTTTTTTGAGCCAAACCTGTAA
- the LOC108192312 gene encoding uncharacterized protein LOC108192312 isoform X1, whose product MLASRGSLFSLSYSNSLGSFIKHFQTSKLTPFKLKTFYRRHTTTSALLKTSHFETLSPRQKEQIHVYVDALLLWNQKMNLTAVREESEVMERHIEDSLAMIPPIRSSYLLKCGASCEEISLVDVGSGAGLPGLVLAIACPGWNVKLLESMNKRCNFLEHAIELTGLSNVQVVRGRAEDLGQNPDFREAFDVAVARAVAEMRVLAEYCLPLVRVGGLFVAAKGHDPQDEVQRAHRAIYLMGASLLQTLSVESHSPHGQRTAIICLKDYSTPRKYPRDPGTPAKLPL is encoded by the exons ATGCTCGCAAGCCGGGGAAGTCTGTTTTCCCTCTCTTATTCAAACTCTCTGGGGTCTTTTATCAAACACTTTCAGACATCAAAACTAACACCTTTCAAACTCAAAACATTTTACAGAAGACATACAACAACCTCTGCACTTCTTAAGACATCACATTTTGAAACCCTGTCTCCACGTCAGAAAGAACAGATTCATGTCTACGTGGATGCTCTTCTTCTTTGGAACCAG aAGATGAATCTTACTGCGGTAAGGGAGGAAAGTGAGGTTATGGAAAGGCACATTGAGGATTCACTTGCGATGATTCCTCCAATTCGAAGTTCGTATCTATTGAAATGTGGAGCTTCTTGTGAAGAAATTAGTCTTGTTGATGTAGGTAGTGGTGCTGGGCTTCCTGGTTTGGTTCTCGCCATTGCGTGCCCAG GCTGGAATGTGAAGCTTCTGGAGTCTATGAACAAGCGGTGTAACTTCTTGGAGCATGCAATTGAGCTGACTGGTTTGTCAAATGTGCAAGTTGTGCGAGGAAGGGCTGAG GATTTAGGTCAAAATCCTGATTTCAGAGAGGCATTTGATGTGGCAGTGGCAAGAGCTGTTGCAGAAATGAGAGTGTTAG CTGAATACTGTCTTCCTCTGGTTCGTGTGGGTGGTTTGTTTGTTGCTGCAAAAGGTCATGATCCTCAG GATGAGGTTCAGAGAGCTCACAGAGCAATCTATCTTATGGGTGCTTCTTTGCTCCAGACGTTATCTG TGGAATCACACAGCCCACATGGACAAAGAACTGCAATCATATGTTTAAAAGATTACTCCACCCCAAGGAAATATCCTCGTGATCCGGGTACACCGGCAAAGTTGCcattgtaa